From one Streptomyces sp. SCSIO 30461 genomic stretch:
- a CDS encoding DUF6223 family protein yields MSVRYALAEVQPVAASVFHVSAGRAGATTAAVLGLIGVAAGWRALRRSWRPGAAVALSAGLIAMALGGLVAATASGGLGTGNGLGGAYVGLLVGLIATALGGRALARFRTTG; encoded by the coding sequence ATGTCCGTCCGATACGCGCTTGCCGAGGTCCAGCCGGTCGCTGCCAGTGTCTTCCATGTGAGCGCCGGGCGGGCGGGCGCCACCACGGCCGCGGTGCTCGGGCTGATCGGTGTGGCCGCCGGCTGGCGGGCTCTCCGCCGCTCCTGGCGGCCCGGGGCAGCCGTGGCTCTCTCGGCTGGGCTGATCGCCATGGCTCTTGGCGGGCTCGTCGCGGCCACCGCGTCCGGTGGCCTCGGTACTGGCAACGGCCTGGGCGGAGCCTATGTCGGCCTGTTGGTGGGGCTGATCGCGACCGCCCTGGGTGGGCGGGCTCTGGCTCGCTTCCGGACGACCGGCTGA
- a CDS encoding sensor histidine kinase, with protein sequence MSSTARSGPRAESRAAIVDIAIAIGVGAALLITGLSRQRFTTGLDPVSLLGYALLAVGGLVLVARRRAPVTVLAVTGLCAVGYQAAGFDVPAVAYLFAVYAAVRAGHRTLTIAAGVAMLAALPLAALVSGMSDLGGALAQSRGALEIAWLIAAGAAGEALRQAERRADEAERTREETARRRADEERLRIARELHDSLTHQISVIKVQAEVAVHVARKRGEQVPEALLAIQTAGREASRELHATLEALRDDGTAPPRGLDDVPDLVAQARKIGLNVALKVEGRPHDVPAAVDRTVYRVVQEALTNIARHAHAATASVGIDLRPDAVAIRVDDDGTASPDTVPTPGFGLLGMRERVTALGGRLRAEPRPGGGFTVQAELPVERTS encoded by the coding sequence ATGAGCAGCACAGCACGGTCCGGTCCGCGAGCCGAGTCACGAGCGGCCATCGTGGACATCGCGATCGCCATCGGCGTAGGTGCGGCGCTGCTGATCACGGGCCTCTCCAGGCAACGCTTCACCACCGGCCTCGACCCGGTCAGCCTGCTTGGCTACGCGCTCCTCGCCGTCGGCGGCCTCGTTCTCGTCGCGCGCCGCCGTGCCCCGGTCACCGTCCTGGCCGTCACCGGCCTGTGCGCGGTCGGGTACCAGGCGGCCGGCTTCGACGTGCCCGCCGTCGCCTACCTGTTCGCCGTGTACGCGGCCGTACGGGCCGGCCACCGTACGCTCACGATCGCAGCCGGCGTCGCCATGCTCGCCGCCCTCCCCCTCGCCGCCCTGGTCTCCGGCATGAGCGACCTGGGCGGCGCGCTCGCGCAGTCACGGGGCGCCCTGGAGATCGCCTGGCTGATCGCCGCCGGGGCCGCCGGCGAGGCACTGCGGCAGGCCGAGCGGCGCGCGGACGAGGCCGAACGCACCCGGGAGGAGACCGCGCGGCGGCGTGCCGACGAGGAGCGGCTACGCATAGCGCGAGAGCTCCACGATTCGCTCACCCACCAGATCTCGGTCATCAAGGTGCAGGCCGAAGTCGCCGTGCACGTGGCCCGCAAGAGGGGTGAACAGGTACCGGAGGCCCTGCTGGCGATCCAGACGGCCGGACGCGAGGCGAGCCGGGAACTGCACGCGACCCTGGAGGCTCTGCGCGACGATGGAACCGCCCCGCCACGCGGGCTCGACGACGTCCCGGACCTCGTGGCACAGGCGCGCAAGATCGGCTTGAACGTCGCGCTGAAGGTCGAGGGACGGCCGCACGATGTGCCGGCCGCGGTGGACCGGACCGTCTACCGGGTCGTTCAGGAGGCACTCACCAACATCGCCCGGCACGCCCACGCCGCCACGGCATCGGTCGGAATCGACTTGCGCCCGGACGCCGTCGCGATACGCGTTGACGACGACGGCACGGCCTCGCCGGACACGGTCCCCACCCCTGGCTTCGGGCTGCTCGGCATGCGTGAGCGGGTCACCGCCCTCGGCGGCCGGCTGCGCGCCGAACCGCGCCCAGGAGGCGGCTTCACCGTCCAGGCCGAACTCCCCGTGGAGCGAACCTCGTGA
- a CDS encoding response regulator transcription factor has translation MIRVVLVDDQPLIRSGFRALLDLEKDIEVVAEAGDGRDGLALVEEHLPDIALIDVQMPVMDGIETTRRIAADPALAGVHVVILTNYGFDEYVFDALRAGATGFLVKDVLPEDFLHAVRVAARGDALLAPSITRKLINRYVAQPLDTPTCTGLEELTNREREAVALVAQGLSNDEIADRMVITRMTAKTHINRAMTKLHSRDRAQLVILAYESGLVTPRNA, from the coding sequence GTGATCCGTGTCGTGCTGGTGGACGACCAGCCGCTCATCCGCAGCGGATTCCGCGCCCTCCTCGACCTGGAGAAGGACATCGAGGTGGTGGCCGAGGCCGGCGACGGGAGGGACGGCCTGGCGCTGGTCGAGGAACACCTGCCCGATATCGCGCTCATCGACGTCCAGATGCCCGTCATGGACGGCATCGAGACGACGCGGCGCATCGCCGCCGACCCGGCCCTGGCCGGAGTGCACGTCGTCATCCTCACCAACTACGGCTTCGACGAGTACGTCTTCGACGCACTGCGCGCGGGAGCGACCGGATTCCTCGTCAAGGACGTCCTGCCGGAAGACTTCCTCCACGCCGTACGCGTCGCCGCGCGCGGCGACGCCCTGCTCGCGCCGTCGATCACCCGCAAGCTGATCAACCGGTACGTCGCCCAGCCCCTCGACACCCCTACCTGCACGGGGCTGGAGGAGCTGACCAACCGGGAACGCGAGGCCGTCGCCCTGGTCGCGCAGGGCCTGTCCAACGACGAGATCGCCGACCGGATGGTGATCACCCGGATGACCGCGAAGACCCACATCAACCGGGCCATGACCAAGCTCCACTCCCGCGACCGCGCCCAACTCGTGATCCTGGCCTACGAGTCCGGTCTGGTGACTCCACGCAACGCCTGA
- a CDS encoding SAM-dependent methyltransferase, translated as MTASLLFLREFIRSPLMTGAVMPSSPELARQMTLSVPERGNPVVVELGPGTGPVTDAIQRRLSGRGKHLAIEMNPHLAEVVARRFPEVDVILGDATSLPRQLAVRGLTAADVIVSSLPWTACRGKFLSAVCQSLDSAGVFTQFSYVWTWWAAPSKRRLNDIQNAFEEVVVSRTVWRNVPPALIYIARRKRM; from the coding sequence ATGACCGCCTCGCTCTTGTTTCTTCGTGAGTTCATCAGGTCGCCTCTGATGACGGGAGCGGTGATGCCCAGTTCTCCGGAACTCGCCAGGCAGATGACTCTTTCCGTGCCCGAGCGTGGCAACCCTGTTGTCGTTGAACTCGGGCCAGGCACGGGCCCCGTCACCGACGCTATCCAGCGGCGGTTGTCCGGGCGGGGAAAACACCTGGCCATCGAGATGAACCCGCACCTCGCCGAGGTCGTCGCGCGACGGTTCCCAGAGGTGGACGTTATTCTGGGAGACGCGACCTCGCTGCCCCGCCAACTCGCTGTGCGGGGGTTGACCGCCGCCGACGTGATCGTGAGTTCGCTGCCCTGGACGGCCTGCAGAGGGAAATTTCTCTCCGCGGTCTGCCAATCGCTTGATTCTGCTGGGGTGTTCACTCAATTTTCGTACGTCTGGACTTGGTGGGCTGCACCGTCAAAGCGCAGGCTGAACGATATACAGAACGCATTCGAAGAGGTTGTGGTCAGTCGCACTGTCTGGAGAAATGTGCCTCCAGCTTTGATCTACATAGCTCGCCGAAAGCGAATGTGA
- a CDS encoding chlorophyllase/cutinase-like alpha/beta fold protein — MSESAHTADTLHSPTPVFSVSPVVLPAPGRAVDLQVRISAPVTGSELPVILLSHGLGFSNNLSSLNGYAPLANFWAARGFVVIQPTHLDSRTLSLEPDALGAVAHWRTRAQDMTRVLDQLDMIEDAVPQLAGRLDRSRVAVAGHSMGGHTASLLLGARLTDPHDGTTVNLADPRIRAGILLAAPGRGGDALTQFTVENYSFFLTTDFSTMTTPALVVAGDKDDSAFLTVKGPDWHTDPYVLSPGPKSLLTLFDAEHGLGGVSGYDVAETTDENPERVAALATLAWAYLRSELYPGDSAWQAVCDEVTAGPNPLGRVESK; from the coding sequence ATGAGCGAATCCGCTCACACAGCCGACACCCTCCACTCACCCACCCCTGTGTTTTCGGTCAGCCCGGTGGTGCTGCCGGCCCCCGGCCGCGCCGTGGACCTCCAGGTGCGCATCTCCGCGCCGGTGACCGGGAGCGAGCTGCCGGTCATCCTCCTCTCGCACGGTCTCGGCTTCTCCAACAACCTCTCCTCGCTGAACGGCTACGCCCCGCTCGCGAACTTCTGGGCTGCCCGCGGCTTCGTCGTGATCCAGCCCACCCACCTGGACTCCAGGACGCTGAGCCTGGAGCCCGACGCCCTCGGGGCCGTCGCACACTGGCGTACCCGGGCCCAGGACATGACGCGTGTCCTCGACCAGCTCGACATGATCGAGGATGCCGTCCCGCAGCTCGCCGGCCGCCTCGACCGGAGCCGGGTCGCCGTCGCCGGACACTCCATGGGCGGGCACACCGCGAGCCTGCTTCTCGGCGCCCGCCTCACCGATCCCCACGACGGAACGACGGTGAACCTGGCCGACCCCCGGATCAGGGCGGGCATCTTGCTTGCCGCGCCCGGCCGGGGCGGCGACGCCCTCACCCAGTTCACCGTCGAGAACTACTCCTTCTTCCTGACCACCGACTTCTCCACGATGACAACGCCCGCGCTCGTGGTCGCCGGAGACAAGGACGACTCCGCCTTCCTGACGGTCAAAGGCCCGGACTGGCACACCGACCCCTACGTCCTCTCCCCCGGCCCCAAGTCCCTGCTCACCCTGTTCGACGCGGAGCACGGGCTCGGAGGGGTCTCCGGATACGACGTCGCCGAAACAACGGACGAGAACCCCGAGCGGGTCGCCGCCCTCGCCACGCTCGCCTGGGCCTACCTGCGCAGCGAGCTCTACCCCGGGGACTCCGCCTGGCAGGCAGTCTGCGACGAAGTGACGGCCGGTCCCAACCCGCTCGGACGGGTCGAATCCAAGTAG
- a CDS encoding TetR/AcrR family transcriptional regulator — protein sequence MPTAGPAGGASARSKRADAVRNQQTLLDAAAEVFVTSGIDAPIRQIAARAGVGLGTLYRHFPTRADLVTAVYHHQIEACAEAGPKLLADAVSPFDALRQWVDLFTDFLVTKHGLADALQSDRDRFATLHTHFLDRLMPVCAQLLDAAVAAGEISPGIQPYELMRGIGNLCIGRDSDPRYDPRRLIEPLLQGLRPS from the coding sequence GTGCCCACAGCAGGCCCGGCCGGAGGAGCGTCAGCCCGCAGCAAGCGAGCGGACGCGGTACGCAACCAGCAGACGCTTCTCGACGCCGCAGCGGAGGTGTTCGTCACTTCGGGGATCGACGCACCGATCCGCCAAATCGCCGCCCGGGCGGGCGTCGGGCTGGGGACGCTCTACCGCCACTTTCCCACTCGGGCGGACCTGGTCACCGCCGTATATCACCACCAGATCGAGGCATGCGCCGAAGCCGGCCCGAAGCTGCTGGCCGACGCCGTCTCCCCGTTCGACGCGCTGCGCCAGTGGGTCGACCTCTTCACCGACTTCCTGGTCACCAAGCACGGACTCGCCGACGCCCTCCAGTCCGACCGTGACCGCTTCGCCACGCTGCACACCCACTTCCTCGACCGGCTGATGCCCGTCTGCGCCCAGCTGCTCGACGCCGCCGTCGCCGCCGGCGAGATCAGTCCCGGCATACAGCCCTACGAACTCATGCGCGGCATCGGCAACCTCTGCATCGGACGCGACAGCGACCCGCGCTACGACCCTCGAAGGCTGATCGAGCCGCTCCTTCAGGGGTTGCGGCCCTCATGA
- a CDS encoding CPBP family intramembrane glutamic endopeptidase: MSTTFTARHEAEPAPGTGPVGRGGRFLRSPLGWTATGLVGVGLVASLTATGPGPVPVLGAAAAVAVYALVMRRLAGRDTSEIARPGAVREALRGGAIGLGFILTSLVLIALLGGYSISWAGRGLFAVAGSAVMVQIGTAVTEELMFRGLLLQGLEQRWGSRIAIAVTAVFFGAAHLGGAGASLWSALAIALQAGVMLGFAYMWRRSIWFVAGLHFAWNTVQQLAGIPLSGHTPDGLFTVEAHGSTLLTGGIFGLEASMVPVLLSVLITIPMFVLARRAGGLFPRRRARR, encoded by the coding sequence ATGAGCACGACATTCACTGCCCGGCACGAAGCGGAACCCGCTCCGGGCACCGGGCCGGTCGGCCGGGGCGGCCGGTTCCTGCGCTCCCCGCTCGGCTGGACGGCGACCGGGCTGGTCGGGGTCGGTCTGGTGGCGAGTCTCACCGCTACGGGTCCGGGTCCGGTGCCGGTACTGGGTGCTGCCGCCGCGGTGGCGGTGTACGCGCTGGTGATGCGCCGGCTCGCGGGGCGTGACACCTCGGAGATCGCCCGGCCCGGTGCCGTGCGCGAGGCGCTGCGGGGCGGGGCGATCGGCCTGGGCTTCATCCTCACATCCCTGGTACTGATCGCCCTGTTGGGGGGCTATTCCATCTCCTGGGCCGGGAGGGGACTGTTCGCGGTGGCCGGCTCCGCGGTGATGGTGCAGATCGGCACCGCGGTCACTGAGGAGCTGATGTTCCGCGGTCTTCTCCTGCAGGGCCTGGAGCAGCGGTGGGGCAGCCGGATCGCGATCGCGGTCACCGCGGTGTTCTTCGGCGCCGCTCACCTGGGCGGGGCGGGGGCGAGCCTGTGGAGCGCGCTGGCGATAGCCCTCCAGGCGGGCGTGATGCTCGGTTTCGCGTACATGTGGAGGCGCAGCATCTGGTTCGTCGCGGGCCTGCACTTCGCCTGGAACACCGTTCAGCAGCTCGCCGGCATTCCGCTGTCCGGGCACACCCCCGACGGCCTGTTCACGGTCGAGGCCCACGGCTCCACGCTGCTGACCGGCGGTATCTTCGGACTTGAGGCGTCGATGGTACCCGTGCTCCTCAGCGTGCTGATCACCATCCCGATGTTCGTCCTCGCCCGCCGGGCCGGCGGCCTGTTCCCCCGGCGGCGAGCCCGGCGCTGA
- a CDS encoding histidine kinase has protein sequence MMSRQVTWSLPRLRAPIGWWKGRGASFKDGVLALALALLAFVSALSNLGAQIGDLPQRPADAVGVLLILAQTLPLAFRRRWPAATLAVVAGAFATHQALGYATTFASLGLYAALYSAGAHQIRFRPALVAAASAGYAALAVVLHHLGSPQGVTVFSTFYLTLAAVWLVGSTVRMRRAEEAKRRRLAAEVATAAERARIARELHDVVTHHVTAMVVQADAAQFLLTSAPDRAGEGLVAVSDTGRRALTELRYLLGVLEATGDSPSTGSTRDADRVPTLGRLGDLVAQARRSGQHVEFAEEGERRPQAVDVELAAYRVVQEALTNAMKYAAGQPTRVRVRYGEERIELTVTTAGSDSPPAAVREPATGGGRGLAGLRARVRMLDGDLEAGPRPDGGFEVRASIPPKPVKEFQE, from the coding sequence ATGATGTCCCGTCAGGTGACCTGGAGCCTTCCGCGACTCCGGGCGCCGATCGGTTGGTGGAAGGGGCGGGGCGCCTCCTTCAAGGACGGTGTCCTCGCCCTGGCGCTGGCCTTGCTCGCCTTCGTGTCGGCCCTGTCGAACCTCGGGGCACAGATCGGCGATCTGCCCCAGCGGCCGGCGGACGCGGTCGGCGTCCTGCTGATCCTGGCCCAGACCCTGCCACTGGCCTTCCGCCGCCGATGGCCCGCCGCCACCCTGGCCGTCGTCGCGGGCGCGTTCGCCACGCACCAGGCGCTGGGCTATGCCACCACGTTCGCCAGCCTGGGCCTGTACGCGGCCCTGTACTCGGCCGGGGCCCACCAGATCCGCTTCCGCCCCGCCCTGGTGGCTGCGGCGAGCGCGGGCTACGCCGCCCTGGCCGTCGTCCTGCACCATCTCGGCTCACCGCAGGGCGTCACGGTCTTTTCCACCTTCTATCTGACGCTGGCCGCGGTCTGGCTGGTGGGCAGCACGGTACGCATGCGGCGGGCGGAAGAAGCGAAGCGGCGGAGGCTGGCCGCCGAGGTGGCCACAGCGGCCGAGCGAGCCCGGATCGCCCGCGAGCTGCACGACGTGGTCACCCACCACGTCACGGCCATGGTGGTCCAGGCCGACGCCGCGCAGTTCCTGCTCACTTCCGCGCCGGACCGGGCCGGCGAGGGACTGGTGGCGGTCAGCGACACCGGCCGACGAGCCCTGACCGAACTGCGCTACCTCCTCGGCGTACTGGAGGCAACCGGCGATTCCCCGTCCACCGGATCGACGCGCGACGCGGACCGGGTGCCCACCCTGGGACGGCTGGGGGACCTGGTGGCCCAGGCCCGCAGGTCGGGCCAGCACGTCGAGTTCGCCGAAGAGGGCGAACGGCGCCCGCAGGCCGTGGACGTGGAACTCGCCGCCTACCGCGTGGTGCAGGAAGCACTCACCAACGCCATGAAGTACGCGGCCGGGCAGCCGACCCGGGTCCGGGTCCGGTACGGAGAGGAGCGCATCGAGCTCACCGTGACCACCGCCGGATCCGACAGCCCCCCGGCGGCGGTACGGGAACCGGCCACGGGCGGCGGCAGGGGGCTGGCCGGGCTGCGCGCACGGGTACGGATGCTCGATGGTGACCTGGAGGCCGGACCCCGGCCCGACGGCGGGTTCGAGGTCCGTGCGAGCATCCCGCCCAAGCCGGTAAAGGAATTCCAGGAGTGA
- a CDS encoding response regulator transcription factor, which produces MSYVDPRHIRVLVCDDQALVRTGYVTIFSSQPDMEVVGEAENGHEAVQTARRLRPDVVVMDIRMPLLDGIQATRQLAGPDAEDPPKVLVVTTFNVDAYVYDALKAGASGFLLKDTPPAQLVAGIRTVARGEALLAPAVTRHLIGHFAGHLRPTDSARPAREEVVKALTPRELEVLRQIAGGLSNAEIAAELFITPETVKTYVSRILAKLGLRDRVQAVVLAYRVGLASGTD; this is translated from the coding sequence GTGAGCTACGTTGACCCGAGGCACATCCGTGTCCTCGTCTGTGACGACCAGGCACTGGTGCGGACCGGCTACGTCACCATCTTCTCCTCTCAGCCCGACATGGAGGTCGTAGGCGAGGCCGAGAACGGGCACGAGGCGGTCCAGACCGCGCGGCGGCTGCGCCCCGACGTGGTCGTGATGGACATCCGCATGCCGCTGCTCGACGGCATCCAAGCCACCCGGCAACTGGCCGGTCCCGATGCCGAGGACCCACCGAAGGTACTGGTCGTCACCACCTTCAACGTCGACGCGTACGTGTACGACGCCCTCAAGGCCGGCGCCAGCGGCTTCCTCCTCAAGGACACCCCGCCCGCCCAGCTGGTGGCCGGTATCCGCACGGTCGCCCGGGGCGAGGCGCTGCTCGCGCCCGCCGTCACCCGCCACCTCATCGGCCACTTCGCCGGACATCTCCGCCCCACCGACAGCGCCCGTCCGGCCCGCGAGGAGGTCGTCAAGGCCCTGACCCCGCGCGAACTGGAGGTGCTTCGGCAGATCGCCGGGGGCCTGTCGAACGCGGAGATCGCCGCGGAGCTGTTCATCACCCCCGAGACGGTCAAGACCTACGTCTCCCGCATCCTGGCCAAACTGGGCCTGCGCGACCGGGTCCAGGCCGTCGTCCTCGCCTACCGCGTCGGCCTGGCGTCCGGCACGGATTGA
- a CDS encoding FAD-dependent oxidoreductase, protein MSDRNGTKHRIVVLGAGYAGAYVAGTLARRLAPSDAEITVVNAEPDFVQRLRLHQLAAGQEIEAPRLADVFTGTGIRLRLAQVTDIEPERRVVAVAGTDGGGEVGYDTLVYALGSHGDDRGVPGVAEHAFDVAGRPSALRLRDRLDDLEARGEGGKVVVVGDGLTGIETAAEVAESRPGLSVTLIARGALATPLSAGARDHLRQACDRFGITVLEHAGVESVEAKRVLCADGTALPSDATVWTAGFAVAPIAADAGLEVTDGGRIVVDRTMRSVSHPNVYAVGDSAHTLGDNGLPLPMSCASAGYTGRQATAAIVARLTGGKIKQTGLEYVGNHISLGRRDGILQMVGHDAQAKPKYLGGRKAARIKAGILSMSLWTTSHPTFGLPTRRQRLTDTPESGNETATRPVGSGEAARG, encoded by the coding sequence ATGTCTGACAGGAACGGCACGAAGCACCGCATCGTCGTACTCGGCGCCGGTTACGCCGGTGCCTACGTCGCCGGGACCCTGGCTCGGCGGCTGGCCCCGTCGGATGCCGAGATCACCGTGGTGAACGCCGAGCCGGACTTCGTACAGCGGCTGCGGCTGCACCAGCTCGCAGCCGGCCAGGAGATCGAGGCCCCACGGCTCGCCGACGTCTTCACGGGAACCGGGATCCGGCTGCGGCTGGCCCAGGTCACCGACATCGAACCCGAGCGCCGGGTCGTCGCCGTAGCCGGCACCGACGGTGGCGGTGAGGTCGGCTACGACACGCTCGTCTACGCGTTGGGCAGCCACGGCGACGACCGCGGTGTCCCCGGTGTCGCCGAGCACGCCTTCGACGTCGCAGGCCGTCCCTCCGCACTGCGGCTGCGTGACCGCCTGGACGATCTGGAGGCGCGGGGCGAGGGCGGGAAGGTGGTGGTCGTCGGCGACGGGCTGACCGGGATCGAGACCGCCGCCGAGGTCGCCGAGTCCCGGCCCGGCTTGTCGGTGACGCTGATCGCCCGAGGCGCATTGGCCACTCCGCTCTCCGCCGGGGCCCGCGACCACCTGCGTCAGGCCTGCGACCGGTTCGGCATCACCGTCCTGGAGCACGCCGGCGTGGAAAGCGTCGAAGCGAAGCGGGTGCTCTGCGCGGACGGCACCGCCCTGCCGTCCGACGCGACCGTGTGGACGGCCGGGTTCGCGGTCGCCCCGATCGCCGCCGACGCCGGCCTCGAGGTCACCGACGGCGGCCGGATCGTCGTCGACCGCACCATGCGCTCGGTATCACACCCGAACGTGTACGCCGTCGGCGACAGCGCCCACACCCTCGGCGACAACGGCCTTCCCCTGCCGATGTCCTGCGCCTCGGCCGGCTACACCGGACGACAGGCGACGGCCGCGATCGTGGCCCGCCTGACCGGCGGCAAGATCAAGCAGACCGGGCTGGAGTACGTGGGCAACCACATCAGCCTCGGGCGGCGCGACGGCATCCTGCAGATGGTCGGCCATGACGCCCAGGCGAAGCCGAAGTACCTGGGTGGCCGGAAAGCCGCGCGGATCAAGGCCGGCATCCTCAGCATGTCGCTGTGGACCACCTCCCACCCCACCTTCGGCCTGCCCACTCGAAGGCAACGCCTGACCGACACACCGGAATCGGGCAACGAGACAGCGACCCGCCCGGTCGGAAGCGGAGAAGCCGCCCGTGGCTGA
- a CDS encoding RNA polymerase sigma-70 factor, producing the protein MTDDTTGLATEAFIAHRNLLFTVAYEMLGSAADAEDVLQETWLRWATVDLGRVSDQRAYLVRITTRQALNRLRTVKRRREAYVGQWLPEPLITTSDVTEDVELAESMSMAMMLVLESLAPTERAVFVLREVFEIGYDEIAEAVDKSPATVRQIAHRARKHVRARRPRATASLSEAQAALESFRRAIETGNPQDLLDVLAPDVVLLSDGGGLKRAALHPIVGAEKIVRFYLAGTTKLQAAVTWEPTVVNGSPALAAYVDGALDGVMAVRVESTRITGLYFVRNPEKLTHLDSETTLTR; encoded by the coding sequence ATGACCGACGACACCACCGGCCTGGCGACGGAGGCGTTCATCGCCCACCGGAACCTGCTGTTCACCGTCGCCTACGAGATGCTCGGCTCCGCGGCCGATGCCGAGGACGTACTTCAAGAGACCTGGCTGCGCTGGGCCACCGTAGACCTCGGGCGGGTGAGCGACCAGCGGGCGTACCTGGTACGGATCACGACGCGGCAGGCGCTCAACCGGCTGCGCACCGTGAAGCGACGCCGCGAGGCCTACGTCGGCCAGTGGCTGCCCGAGCCGCTGATCACCACATCGGACGTGACCGAGGACGTCGAACTCGCCGAGAGCATGTCGATGGCGATGATGCTCGTCCTGGAAAGCCTTGCTCCGACCGAGCGGGCGGTGTTCGTGCTGCGCGAGGTCTTCGAGATCGGCTATGACGAGATCGCGGAGGCCGTCGACAAGAGCCCCGCCACGGTCCGCCAGATCGCGCACCGCGCCCGCAAGCACGTCAGAGCCCGCCGCCCCCGCGCCACGGCATCGCTCAGCGAGGCCCAGGCAGCCTTGGAGTCGTTCCGGCGCGCCATCGAGACCGGCAACCCACAGGACCTACTCGACGTCCTCGCCCCCGACGTCGTACTGCTCAGCGACGGGGGCGGCCTCAAGAGGGCGGCCCTGCACCCGATCGTCGGCGCCGAGAAGATCGTCCGCTTCTACCTCGCCGGCACCACCAAGCTCCAGGCCGCCGTCACCTGGGAACCCACCGTCGTCAACGGCAGCCCCGCGCTCGCCGCCTACGTGGACGGAGCACTCGACGGCGTCATGGCCGTCCGCGTAGAGAGCACGCGCATCACCGGCCTGTACTTCGTCCGCAACCCCGAAAAGCTCACCCACCTCGACTCCGAGACCACGCTCACCCGCTAG
- a CDS encoding DUF6223 family protein yields the protein MNCGELAWQARPGRRGQGSRATWVRWNGAVTALVTCPIATAVRATVTAIAKGGLGTGSGLGGACFALLLPCESEAQQDQNGRERHNGQSRP from the coding sequence GTGAACTGCGGCGAACTCGCCTGGCAGGCCCGACCTGGGCGCCGCGGGCAGGGGTCGCGCGCTACCTGGGTCAGGTGGAACGGAGCGGTCACCGCCCTCGTGACGTGCCCGATCGCCACGGCCGTCCGCGCCACGGTCACGGCCATCGCCAAGGGCGGCCTCGGCACCGGCAGCGGACTCGGCGGAGCCTGCTTCGCCCTGCTCCTGCCGTGTGAGAGCGAAGCCCAACAGGACCAGAACGGCAGGGAACGCCACAACGGCCAGTCCCGCCCATGA
- a CDS encoding serine hydrolase, translating to MARHRHHSASRTPRYLAIGAVAALSGAFGVIYAGSEPQGSRGPASAVSAVTALPGTPATASAQADVEAAVQEVVAEADGNAAVAVLDLSSGASASAGTAAADGHGFATASIVKVGILAALLLQANDEGRSLTAQERQWATAMIESSDNAAANALWDVIGGGQGLTNANSRLGLTETVSGEGGYWGLTRTTPEDQLRLLRAVFSDESALSEEARAYLRGLMGSVAADQDWGISAAADDPGSAQLKNGWLARSGTGLWVTNSIGRVEASGHTLLLAVLCDDQPSKETGVALIEDLAVAAVRPFTATAEGARAGE from the coding sequence ATGGCACGCCACAGGCACCACTCCGCGTCCCGGACGCCCCGCTACCTCGCGATCGGAGCGGTGGCCGCGCTCAGCGGCGCGTTCGGCGTCATCTACGCCGGTTCGGAGCCGCAGGGGAGCCGGGGGCCGGCGTCGGCCGTCTCCGCGGTGACCGCGTTGCCCGGCACTCCGGCGACAGCCTCCGCCCAGGCTGACGTCGAGGCCGCCGTACAAGAGGTCGTGGCGGAAGCCGACGGCAACGCGGCCGTGGCGGTGTTGGACCTGTCCTCCGGCGCGAGCGCGTCCGCGGGCACCGCTGCCGCGGACGGCCACGGGTTCGCCACCGCCAGCATCGTCAAGGTCGGTATTCTCGCGGCCCTGCTGCTGCAGGCGAACGACGAGGGACGCTCCCTGACCGCGCAGGAACGGCAGTGGGCCACTGCCATGATCGAGAGCAGCGACAACGCCGCGGCGAACGCTCTCTGGGACGTCATCGGCGGCGGACAGGGGCTGACGAACGCCAACTCCCGCCTGGGCCTTACGGAGACGGTCTCCGGCGAAGGGGGCTACTGGGGACTCACCCGGACCACACCGGAGGACCAACTGCGCCTTCTCCGAGCGGTGTTCAGCGACGAATCAGCCCTCTCCGAAGAGGCCAGGGCTTATCTGCGCGGCCTCATGGGCTCGGTGGCAGCCGACCAGGACTGGGGCATATCGGCGGCCGCGGACGATCCCGGGTCCGCACAGCTCAAGAACGGCTGGCTCGCGCGCAGCGGAACGGGGCTGTGGGTGACCAACAGCATCGGCCGGGTGGAGGCCTCCGGGCACACACTGCTGCTGGCCGTGCTGTGCGACGACCAGCCGTCGAAGGAGACCGGCGTCGCCCTCATAGAAGACCTGGCGGTGGCGGCCGTCCGGCCGTTCACCGCGACAGCGGAAGGTGCCCGCGCCGGCGAGTGA